The genome window GGGCCAGATGaaccaatggcttgactcagtataagtctgtttcctatgtgcCTAGGTTAATGTGCCTAGCCAGTGGTTGGCCATGTGCCATGTCACATGCAGAAATGTGTGGATGTTTCCTCTCGAGGCGCCCAGAGGGTGCTcgtttgtttgcatccttttaTCTTCACAGCCGTAAAATATGTTTTACGGATTCTTAAGGGTTTGTATTCTTTGGAGATTTGCATTGGTTCAAACTTATAGTGATCTAGCTTCATGTTTGTCCTTCCCAGGGGAGACAtttcatgtggtggtggtggggaggtctTTGCAGTACGCCAGACCTTTCAATATTTGAACAGGTCCCAAATATAAGGATTACTACTTAGCATGATGCTCGGGTTACCCCTATTGGCCTCATCTGAGGGACATGAAGATTATCTCCAAGGTACGCCACACCCCCAGCAAGGCAGGGAATCCTTTGTTCATGGCAAAGGGCACGCCTTCGCCCTTTATTGAGCTGCCAGGAAGTGGCACTGGTGAACCCAGCCAGGAATTCGAGCCCTCCCTTCTTCGCTGCCAGCTCCAGATGAGAACAAGCAGGTAACTAAGTGGTGCGATTAAGACCTGGACTGACGCCCTCCTCCCCCAGGCTGTGATGGTCACCTGTTGCATTTTGATCAGGAAGCTGTCAATAAAATCGCGGGGGCAGTTGGGGTCCAGGGTTGCTTGGTGCGTCTTGACTATCTCCAGAATGAAGGCACGCAACTTCTCAAAGTTGATGAAAATTTGGTTGTGGGGTCCAGGCAGGAAATACATGATGCGGGGGAAAATGTTGTACATCTAGATTGGGGAatgagaagaaggaggaggatggAAGGCCTGGAGTGGCACCCTTTGTGCTTGTGCAGATGCCCGTTTGTGTGTGAAcgcaaatgggaggggggaaagccgGCCTTCCACAATTtgactaaaaaataaataaatctgaaaatTTTGCACTTGCAAAGCAGTCACTAAGAGCAACATAGATGGATTCAGTCAACCTTTGCCAGCCTGtgacctccagatgctttggagctggctggggcttatggaagTGGTAatatcaaaatatctggagggcatcaggttggcaaaggctgacttaAGTCAAGAGGCTGTTCTCGTGGCTGTGATGGAATATGAGGAGGAGACTCCCTTGAAGGGCCAAACTGCACATTAAGTACACTTTTGAAAACAGTGCTTACCCAGTTTAAACTGCATGGTGACCCATGCCACATTTGGAAAGAAAACCTGCAGTGTAGAGCTCCGATCTGGATCAAGACTCGGAATGGGGAACCACGCCAGTTCCATGCCCAAATGCCACCCACCCTGCATCAGCTACTGTTTGCACTAAGTAGCCCCTTCAGAGGCTAATAGAAGCGAGAGAAGTGATgtttggctactagccacgatgactGTGTTCTGttggagacagcatgcctctgaatgcagcTGCCGTGAATCGCAGGCAGAGAGAACagcgctcttgcgctcaggtcctgcttgcttatgggcttccctttggggcttcTGGTtgcccacagtgagaacaggacgctgggccagatgggcccccttgggcctgacGCAGGGGGGCACTTCTGGTGTGCTTATGGGGCTGGGATGGCTGTAGCCAtaggaggaaaggaggaggggtgcTGTGTGCCAGCCTGCACATCGTGGCCTGACCATGGACGGCATCCTTAGGCCTCTCACTGAGGCGGAGAGCCCAGCCGTcagctctgccctccctccccttcacTTTCCACCCATTCTCCATGCAGCATTCAGAGTCTGTGTCACAGAGCAAGGGGGAGGAAATACTTGCACAAGCCACGCGTGTGCCTTCTACCCACAGGGATCGGGACTTACCTGGGCGCAGGGAGAGCTGAGGAGCTGGAAGTTGTCATTGATCAGCCCAATCAAAGTGAGGAATTTCTCATCCTCATAGTCAAACCGATCCCCAAAGATGATGGAGCAAATGACATTGGAGAAGGCGAGGCCAATGATGTATGTGGGGTCAAAGGGCTCTCCTGAAGTAGTGGCAAAAGGGCACATTTAGGGACAgcaggatgggattggaagggaggggaagagtgTTTGGGCGGCCGGTGTCTCAGTTGCCTGATTAAGGCTGCGTATACATCGCCTGCCCTCCCCAatctggtgcactccagatgttttggtctacagttcccatgagccccagtcaACTTGGCTGtgatgtagtccaaaatatctggagggcgtcACGTTGTGGAAGGCTGCTATGCACACTAatcttggagtaagccccattgaacaaacATTCAATTCCTCTTTGAAGGCTACGTGCAGAGGATTGCAGCGTAACTGGCTTTTACGAAATGTTTTACTTTATTAAATAAATGGGGGATTTCACAAAAACTCCAGAAAGGTGCATTTATTGAGGGATTCAGTATCTCTGGAAGACACAATTTAATTAATAAGAGCTATTGCTCTTTGTTAGGAAGAAAAGCCATCTTTAATATCCCCAGGATGGATAATATTCAGTGCAGAATATTCTTCGGGCTGCATCCTTCAATTAGTTTGATCAAAAATCTTCTTAATAAACTGAAATGGCATTCCTGATTAATCAGGCaacatattattttaaatatgtacttttaatatagGTACTTATGAAATGATCTTTAATATAAAGCACTTGTGGAAgagcattcccccctcccactctCACACAGGAGGGAACTTGTGTGTTTGTTCCATTTATACTTCATTTTCCACCAAAAAAATGCCCACTACCAATAAAATCCCCCCCAGAATAagagtagattttttaaaaaataaaaaatcagccaatTAAAAGCATAAAGTAAGAATACAGATTAATCTGCATCTTCTGTTCTTCTCCTGTAGGAAGGCCCATCCCGCTTATGTCCACTGTGACATAAACACATCTGGAAAGCAAGGAAAGCCTGTTTTTTTCTTCAACACTATTGTGCTGATCATATGTAAAGTGATGCAGTTtgaattaattaaccaatcaattGACAGATAAAAACAAATTTGATTAATTGATAAGATTTCACTATCATACATGTTCTGTTGAATTGTAGATACTATGAAGGGGCCACAAAAGATCTAATATACCCAGTTACGCAGTCCTTCCTAGGCCgcccccttgagtctcttctgacTGTTCTACTCCAGGGTTCTGATAAGGCAATCActgtgcaagtggcaaaattctTGAATCTGGCCATTTTAACCAGACCTGGTAAGATAGTGAATGGCAATTAACTTAATTGGACTGTTCTCTGCTTGTTACAGTTTCTGCTATCAAGCAGTTttatcttttaatatttaatactatGCTCTGTATTGGTGGtcggttgactgtaaataaagattgttgttgttgataagaTTTCTCTAATGGGACGAAAGCCCTattacctaagaacataagaagagcctgctggatcaggccagtggcccatctagtccagcatcctgttctcacagtggccaaccaggtgcctgggggaagcccgcaagcaggacccgagtgcaagaacactctcccctcctgaggcttccggcaactggttttcagaagcatgctgcctctgactagggtggcacagcacagccatcacggctagtagccattgatagccctgtcctccatgaatttgtctaatcttcttttaaagccatccaagctggtggccattactgcatcttgtgggagcaaattccatagtttaactatgcgctgagtaaagaagtacttccttttgtctgtcctgaatcttccaacattcagcttctttgaatgtccacgagttctagtgttatgagagagggagaagaacttttctctatccactttctcaatgccatgcataattttatacacttctatcatgtctcctctgacccgccttttctctaaactaaaaagccctattACCTATTACAAAAGCAAGGTGGAGCTACGTTTAAAAGCCACTCAAATGCTGGAACTTCATTCACCAGTGTGTATGTGAGGATGCTCAACCTTCCTCTCTGCCTCAATCAACCACAGCCGCATGCAAACGCACCTTTGGTCATGGCAAGCTCTTTCACCAGGCACTGCGCCTCCTCCCGGATCCGCTCCTCAATGCTGCGCTTACCCATCCCGAAACTGCGCAGCGTCTGTAAAGTAAAACGGCGTAACACCTTCCATTTCTCCCCATTGGAAAAAGCAATTCCTATTAAGGGAACAGAGGAGGCATTGGTTAGCAGAGGCATCACTCAAGGAGGCAGATCTCCAGGCATCAGCTGTTAGAACCCTTAAGAACCTGGGAACATCAGCAGAGCTCTGCTGGACCGGGAGAGCAGGTGGGCCCGTCTAGGCTAGACTAGTCAGATGCcgccaggaagcccacaagcagggcttagAGGGAGTAGCCCACTCCTGCTGTTGTTCAGTGCAGCAACTGATATGCAGAGGTAGACAACCTCTAAACATGGAAGTTTCACTGAGCCATCGCAATCATTGATaggctctcctcctcctcaaatTTCTCTAATCCCACTCTGAAGCCATCTAACCTACCAGCAACTAGAGATGTCAAGGTCCAGAAAAGCAACAGAAACATTGGGAGGGCAACTCCACTCTCCCCCCAGTTTTTCCTGAATTGTCCAATTTTTTCctggaaaaaaatggggaaaacattgcttttttctgaatttttccagaTCTTTTCAGGGCCTTCACTACATACACTGGCAGTCACTACATCTCAGGGCTTCTTGAGGGATCAAAGATGTCTCTCTCCCcttcattttatacacctcttaggggcgggtgagaatttcgattcagttcgcatttcaagcagaatttatcaaattcgcactttccgaaacaatgagatccgaaacacagccatccttagaaattcgcattcattagaattttgggatgcagttcgccaactaaacaatatttataaaaatgcatatatcaggggaatgtgcataaaaatgaatacaggagtgaaaataacatgcaaaaaggcatgatgtgatgagaaatggcttgcaaaaatgtgtccctttgtcaacACTGATGTATTttaatacttgtgtttatttttctttgtaagacgccttgagggcctttggccgaaaggcggggtataaattattattattattattaataataataataacaacaacaacaacaataacaacaataataacaataacaataataacaacaacactgcctacaaaaatgtgtttatttggagaaattcacactaaaatggtggagaattttcatgaggattttttaaaataaatcgcagattgctgcagaaatggggagaactgcatttaacattggaaaagtgagcaactgagagaaccgaaattggccGGTCTTTCCACCCCTAATGCCTCTACCATGGCACATCACCCTTAATCACCTCttgtctaaaccagcctttcccaacgagtgggccaccaggtgttgctggaccaccatccccatctttcctgaccattggcaatgctggctgaggctgatgggagttgtggtccaacaacacctggtggcccgctggttgggaaaggctggcctagactaaaatgcctccagtgctgtcTCCTTCTTCACCGGGGAGGTCCTCATTCTAGTtgtcccttcctgcaccttttcCATCTCTGCACCTCTCTTTTTAGAAATTAACAACCTCTCAGAGAGCCCTCCAGAAACAGAGGAAGCAGACAGGCATGCTCACCATTTCCTTGAGTGAACCGGAACAACACCGGCAAGTCCCCACGTCCACTAAACTCCTCGCTGTGGTCCACCAGCGCCTCCTTTACAGCCTGATACCCACAGAGCACCACGGATGGCTGGGAGCCCAAGTAGATGGTGTAGACTGAGCCATACTTCTTGCTGAGCTAGAGGAGACGGAAGAAAGAGAGATGATCTAACCATGTGCTCTAACCACAAGGTACAGAAAGATCAGATCCAATCTTTTCCACAAATATTGTGTCCCTGGaagaaagccatccaagctaatAAGCTGGGTAAGATCACCCATGGGTCCTCATGCCTCAGCTTGATTAGGATTGTTGTTTGCTACTCCTCTTAGGAACTTTCTCCATCATCCAACTGTGGAAAAGGAATCACAAGATTCACACCCAGCACCCTAAGATTGCCTCTCTCTTACCCTCaacttgattgcaaaaatgtttcTTCCAGAaggactgcagcagcagcagcagcagcagcagtagcatttAGCTAAAAGGCACCAGAGACCAGCCTTACCGTCAACAGCGACTTCATCATGTTCTTCGCATCCAGGTGGGGCAAGTTGCCCACAAAAGGTAGTGGGCGAGGCCCTGGGGGAAGATACCCCTTCTTGCCCTGCCTGTTCCCTTTGAAGAACAACAGCAGGCAGAAAAGGCAGGCAGCCAAAAGGACCGCCGTCGCTGTGCTGAACTCCATGCTGACCATTTGGCAGAACTCAGAAAAGCTCCTGCAGATTACATTGGCTTGG of Rhineura floridana isolate rRhiFlo1 chromosome 15, rRhiFlo1.hap2, whole genome shotgun sequence contains these proteins:
- the LOC133370318 gene encoding cytochrome P450 2F3-like isoform X1 — protein: MRQAGIRTQANVICRSFSEFCQMVSMEFSTATAVLLAACLFCLLLFFKGNRQGKKGYLPPGPRPLPFVGNLPHLDAKNMMKSLLTLSKKYGSVYTIYLGSQPSVVLCGYQAVKEALVDHSEEFSGRGDLPVLFRFTQGNGIAFSNGEKWKVLRRFTLQTLRSFGMGKRSIEERIREEAQCLVKELAMTKGEPFDPTYIIGLAFSNVICSIIFGDRFDYEDEKFLTLIGLINDNFQLLSSPCAQMYNIFPRIMYFLPGPHNQIFINFEKLRAFILEIVKTHQATLDPNCPRDFIDSFLIKMQQDKEDPLSHFHIDTLVMTTHNLFFGGTETVSTTLRYGILILMKYPEVAAKVQEEINRVIGPDRSPLTEDRGQMPYTDAVIHEIQRFIDIIPTGIPHAVTKDTHFRGYVFPKGTNIMPFLYSVHKDATQFKNPEVFDPTHFLDEKGGFRLHDAFMPFSAGKRLCLGEALARMELFVFLTTLLQRFAFQPTCPEEELDLSPLLSGLGNVPRPYTCRATPR